A region from the Aegilops tauschii subsp. strangulata cultivar AL8/78 chromosome 5, Aet v6.0, whole genome shotgun sequence genome encodes:
- the LOC109753024 gene encoding tubulin beta-4 chain encodes MREILHIQGGQCGNQIGAKFWEVICDEHGIDGTGRYAGDSDLQLERINVYYNEASGGRFVPRAVLMDLEPGTMDSVRSGPFGQIFRPDNFVFGQSGAGNNWAKGHYTEGAELIDSVLDVVRKEAENCDCLQGFQVCHSLGGGTGSGMGTLLISKIREEYPDRMMLTFSVFPSPKVSDTVVEPYNATLSVHQLVENADECMVLDNEALYDICFRTLKLATPSFGDLNHLISATMSGVTCCLRFPGQLNSDLRKLAVNLIPFPRLHFFMVGFAPLTSRGSQMYRALTVPELTQQMWDAKNMMCAADPRHGRYLTASACFRGKMSTKEVDEQMLNVQNKNSSYFVEWIPNNVKSSVCDMPPRGLKMAGTFVGNSTSIQEMFRRVSEQFTAMFRRKAFLHWYTGEGMDEMEFTEAESNMNDLVAEYQQYQDATADEEYDEEEEEERDAE; translated from the exons ATGAGGGAGATCCTGCACATACAGGGCGGGCAGTGCGGGAACCAGATCGGGGCCAAGTTCTGGGAGGTGATCTGCGACGAGCACGGGATCGACGGGACGGGGCGCTACGCGGGGGACTCGGACCTGCAGCTGGAGCGGATCAACGTCTACTACAACGAGGCGAGCGGGGGCCGGTTCGTGCCCCGCGCCGTGCTCATGGACCTCGAGCCGGGGACCATGGACTCGGTGCGCTCCGGCCCCTTCGGCCAGATCTTCCGCCCCGACAACTTCGTCTTCGGCCAGTCCGGCGCCGGCAACAACTGGGCCAAGGGACACTACACCGAGGGCGCCGAGCTCATCGATTCCGTCCTCGACGTCGTCCGCAAGGAGGCCGAGAACTGCGACTGCCTCCAGG GATTCCAAGTTTGCCATTCCTTGGGAGGAGGCACTGGATCTGGGATGGGCACCCTTCTTATTTCTAAGATTAGGGAGGAGTACCCTGACCGAATGATGCTGACATTCTCTGTCTTCCCATCACCAAAGGTCTCCGACACCGTTGTTGAGCCATACAATGCTACACTTTCTGTTCACCAACTTGTTGAGAACGCTGATGAGTGTATGGTGCTTGACAATGAAGCTCTATACGACATATGCTTCCGCACACTAAAGCTTGCCACCCCTTCCT TTGGTGACCTGAACCATCTTATCTCTGCTACCATGAGCGGTGTCACATGCTGCCTGAGGTTCCCTGGACAACTCAACTCCGATCTTCGCAAGCTTGCTGTGAATCTCATCCCATTCCCCCGCCTCCACTTCTTCATGGTTGGCTTCGCACCACTGACGTCGCGTGGGTCACAAATGTACCGTGCTCTCACAGTCCCTGAGCTGACCCAGCAAATGTGGGATGCCAAGAACATGATGTGCGCCGCAGACCCCCGCCATGGCCGCTACCTCACCGCCTCGGCCTGCTTCCGAGGGAAGATGAGCACCAAGGAGGTGGACGAGCAGATGCTCAACGTCCAGAACAAGAACTCGTCGTACTTTGTGGAGTGGATCCCCAACAACGTCAAGTCGAGCGTGTGCGACATGCCGCCCAGGGGGCTGAAGATGGCGGGCACCTTCGTCGGCAACTCCACGTCCATCCAGGAGATGTTCCGCAGGGTGAGCGAGCAGTTCACGGCCATGTTCAGGAGGAAGGCCTTCCTGCACTGGTACACGGGCGAGGGCATGGACGAGATGGAGTTCACCGAGGCCGAGAGCAACATGAACGACCTCGTCGCCGAGTACCAGCAGTACCAGGACGCGACCGCCGACGAGGAgtacgacgaggaggaggaagaggaacgCGACGCGGAGTAG
- the LOC109753016 gene encoding inosine-5'-monophosphate dehydrogenase, protein MASLADDGFSAARLFSQGVSYTYDDVIFLPGFIDFPADAVDLSTRLSRRVPLSVPCVASPMDTVSEAAMAAAMASLGGVAVVHSNTEPRAQASIVRAAKSRRLPFVSSLPIFSPASAPTLNDFAGHDYALVTEQGDSLSRLLGVAVAADAASPEAPAPVSEYMRPAPRSASASFDFEQAAAFLADEGLDYAPLVSEEGEVIDLVTSKDVERIRSYPKLGKPSLGADGKFVVAASIGTREDDKRRLEQLIQAGANAIVIDSSQGNSTYQLDMIRYAKKTFPEVDLIGGNVVTIGQAQNLIAAGVDGLRVGMGSGSICTTQEVCAVGRGQATAVYKVASYAKDHNVPVIADGGISYSGHIVKALSLGASTVMMGSFLAGSHEAPGAYEYKDGHRVKKYRGMGSLEAMTKGSDARYLGDTLKLKVAQGVVGAVADKGSVLRFIPYTMQAVKQGFQDLGASSLQSAHDLLRAETLRLEVRTGAAQVEGGIHGLVSYEKKSF, encoded by the exons ATGGCGAGCCTCGCCGACGACGGCTTCTCGGCGGCGCGCCTCTTTTCGCAGGGCGTGTCCTACACCTATGACGACGTGATCTTCCTCCCGGGCTTCATCGACTTCCCCGCCGACGCCGTCGACCTCTCCACCCGCCTCTCCCGCCGCGTGCCGCTCTCCGTCCCCTGCGTCGCCTCCCCCATGGACACCGTCTCCgaggccgccatggccgccgcgaTGGCCTCCCTCGGCGGCGTCGCCGTCGTCCACTCCAACACCGAGCCCCGCGCCCAGGCCTCCATCGTCCGCGCCGCCAAGTCCCGCCGCCTCCCCTTCGTCTCCTCCCTCCCCATCTTCTCCCCGGCCTCCGCCCCGACGCTCAACGACTTCGCGGGCCACGACTACGCCCTCGTCACCGAGCAAGGGGATTCGCTCTCCAGGCTCCTCGGCGTCGCGGTGGCCGCCGATGCGGCCTCGCCCGAGGCCCCTGCCCCGGTGTCCGAGTACATGCGCCCCGCCCCGCGCTCGGCCTCCGCCTCCTTTGACTTCGAGcaggcggcggccttcctcgcCGACGAGGGCTTGGACTACGCCCCTCTCGTGTCCGAGGAGGGTGAGGTAATCGACCTCGTCACCTCCAAGGACGTTGAGCGCATTCGGAGCTATCCGAAGCTAGGCAAGCCATCTCTCGGAGCAGACGGGAAGTTCGTGGTTGCGGCCTCTATTGGAACCCGTGAGGATGACAAGCGAAGGCTAGAGCAGCTAATTCAGGCAGGGGCCAATGCTATTGTCATCGATAGCTCGCAGGGGAACTCCACCTATCAGCTTGACATGATAAGGTATGCCAAGAAGACGTTTCCGGAGGTGGATTTGATTGGAGGCAATGTGGTGACAATTGGGCAGGCGCAGAATTTGATTGCTGCTGGAGTGGATGGCCTGCGTGTTGGAATGGGCTCTGGTTCAATTTGCACTACCCAGGAGGTTTGTGCTGTCGGTAGAGGACAG GCCACTGCTGTTTACAAGGTTGCATCATATGCCAAGGATCACAATGTGCCAGTTATAGCTGATGGTGGTATTTCATACTCTGGCCATATTGTGAAGGCTTTGTCACTGGGGGCTTCAACTGTTATGATGGGCAGTTTCTTGGCTGGCAGCCATGAGGCTCCTGGGGCCTATGAATACAAG GACGGCCATCGAGTGAAAAAATACAGAGGCATGGGCTCCCTCGAAGCCATGACAAAGGGGAGCGATGCAAGGTATCTTGGTGATACTCTGAAGCTTAAAGTTGCCCAGGGAGTTGTTGGAGCGGTAGCTGACAAAGGTTCTGTTCTGAGGTTTATTCCGTATACAATGCAAGCTGTTAAGCAAGGATTCCAAGATCTTGGTGCATCCTCTTTGCAGTCAGCTCATGATCTTTTACGAGCGGAGACTCTTAGATTAGAG GTGAGGACCGGCGCCGCTCAAGTGGAGGGAGGGATCCACGGGCTGGTGTCGTACGAGAAGAAATCGTTCTAG
- the LOC109753020 gene encoding dihydroceramide fatty acyl 2-hydroxylase FAH1 encodes MVVKEFTVDLNKPLVFQVGHLEEHYQEWVHQPIVSKEGPRFFANDTMEFLTRTKWWAVPVIWLPVVCWLFAMSVRMGHTIQEVILMALFGVFVWTLIEYSLHRFLFHIETRSYWSNTAHYLIHGCHHKHPMDSLRLVFPPAGAAIICVPFWNVVAFFASPSTTPALFAGGLLGYVMYDCTHYYLHHGQPSKDPANHLKRYHLSHHFRIQDKGFGITSSLWDAVFGTLPSSKIAAKLS; translated from the exons ATGGTCGTCAAGGAGTTTACCGTTGATCTCAACAAGCCTCTTGTTTTCCAG GTTGGCCATCTCGAGGAACATTACCAGGAATGGGTTCACCAGCCCATCGTGAGCAAAGAAGGTCCACGCTTTTTCGCAAATGATACCATGGAG TTCTTGACACGCACAAAGTGGTGGGCTGTGCCAGTCATATGGCTACCTGTCGTCTGCTGGTTGTTTGCCATGTCTGTTCGGATGGGTCACACCATTCAGGAAGTAATCTTGATGGCCCTATTTGGGGTGTTTGTTTGGACGTTGATCGAGTACAGTTTGCACCGCTTCCTGTTCCACATCGAGACGAGAAGCTACTG GTCGAACACCGCGCATTACCTTATCCATGGATGCCACCATAAGCATCCTATGGACTCCCTCAGGCTCGTATTCCCTCCTGCTGGGGCAGCGATCATATGCGTGCCG TTCTGGAATGTTGTGGCATTCTTCGCAAGTCCATCCACGACTCCTGCGCTGTTCGCCGGCGGCCTGCTGGGGTACGTGATGTATGACTGCACGCACTACTACCTGCACCATGGACAGCCGTCCAAAGATCCAGCGAACCATCTCAAG CGGTACCACCTCAGCCACCATTTCAGAATCCAGGACAAGGGCTTTGGCATCACCTCGTCGCTCTGGGACGCCGTTTTCGGGACGCTGCCTTCGTCCAAGATCGCCGCGAAGCTCAGCTGA
- the LOC109753013 gene encoding alpha N-terminal protein methyltransferase 1 — translation MDSRGFDSTGREFSSATEMWAQEIGATASASASASEVPPGAAAPSNGDAGEEAGGEGKREEWYSKGIAYWQGVEASTEGVLGGYGCVNDADVKGSAAFLRPLLAERFGAVKRHLVALDCGSGIGRVTKNFLIKHFNEVDLVEPVAHFLEAARENLSSCMDVGHDTHKAANFYCIPLQDFTPEEGRYDVIWIQWCIGQLTDDDFISFFNRAKVGLKPDGFFVLKENIAKNGFVLDKEDNSVTRSDAYFRELFNKCGLYIHSIKNQKELPEELFAVRMYALVTSQPKVTKNGKRGRPKNSPRIIRS, via the exons aTGGACTCCCGGGGCTTCGATTCCACGGGCCGCGAGTTTTCCAGCGCCACGGAGATGTGGGCGCAAGAGATCGGCGccaccgcctccgcctccgcctcggCCTCCGAAGTCCCTCCGGGCGCCGCCGCTCCAAGCAATGGGGACGCCGGCGAGGAAGCGGGCGGGGAAGGGAAGCGCGAGGAGTGGTACTCCAAAGGGATCGCCTACTGGCAG GGCGTGGAGGCGTCGACCGAGGGCGTCCTGGGAGGCTATGGGTGCGTCAACGACGCCGATGTCAAGGGCAGCGCCGCCTTCCTCCGCCCCCTCCTCGCGGAGCGATTCGGCGCCGTGAAGCGCCATCTCGTCGCGCTTG ATTGTGGCTCGGGCATCGGGCGGGTTACGAAGAATTTTCTTATCAAGCATTTCAATGAG GTTGATCTCGTTGAGCCAGTAGCCCATTTTCTAGAAGCGGCACGGGAAAATCTTAGTAGTTGTATGGATGTAGGACATGATACCCACAAGGCTGCGAACTTTTATTGTATACCTCTTCAG GACTTCACTCCCGAGGAAGgaagatatgatgtgatatggaTCCAGTGGTGCATAGGGCAACTTACTGATGAtgattttatttcattttttaaccGTGCAAAG GTTGGGCTCAAACCGGATGGTTTTTTTGTTCTGAAAGAGAACATTGCGAAAAATG GATTTGTTTTAGACAAGGAGGATAACAGTGTCACCAGGTCTGATGCATATTTCAGGGAGCTATTTAACAAGTGTGGGTTGTATATCCACAGCATCAAG AACCAAAAGGAGCTGCCTGAGGAATTATTTGCTGTCAGAATGTACGCTTTGGTGACCAGCCAGCCAAAGGTGACAAAAAATGGCAAGAGAGGGCGACCTAAAAATTCACCCCGTATAATCCGCTCTTGA